One Ananas comosus cultivar F153 linkage group 1, ASM154086v1, whole genome shotgun sequence DNA window includes the following coding sequences:
- the LOC109719069 gene encoding PHD finger protein ING2-like isoform X1, whose protein sequence is MAIARTGVFVDDYLEYSSTLAGELQRLLSTMRELDERAQGTISQTKEQTKHCLGMLSYGSEKLNHENDETAFEKIKKEIETSQENALSLCTEKVLLAQQAYNLIESHIKRLDEDLAQFAEDLKQEGKIPPDEPAILPPLPVVTRDEKRKGGYITPQSKRLKEREWGVERGMDLDLMPPPGSNKKSTPASVDVDQSIDPNEPTYCICHQVSYGDMIACDNENCEGGEWFHYSCVGLTPETRFKGKWFCPTCRSQQ, encoded by the exons ATGGCGATCGCTAGAACCGGTGTATTCGTAGATGATTATTTGGAGT ATTCGAGCACGTTGGCGGGGGAGCTTCAGAGGCTTCTCTCCACCATGAGAGAACTCGACGAACGAGCTCAAG GCACAATTAGTCAGACAAAAGAGCAGACGAAGCACTGCTTGGGAATGTTGTCTTATGGCTCAGAAAAATTAAACCATGAAAATGACGAAACTGCAttcgagaaaataaaaaaggagattGAAACTAGCCAAGAAAATGCACTAAGCCTTTGCACCGAGAAAGTGTTACTAGCACAGCAAGCTTATAATCTG ATAGAGAGCCATATTAAACGGCTTGATGAAGATTTAGCCCAATTTGCTGAAGATTTAAAGCAAG AAGGGAAAATCCCCCCAGATGAACCAGCAATCCTCCCTCCACTTCCTGTGGTAACCAGGGATGAAAAGAGAAAGGGAGGCTATATTACACCTCAGTCGAAGAGGTTAAAAGAAAGGGAATGGGGGGTGGAGCGGGGTATGGATCTTGACCTAATGCCTCCCCCAGGCAGCAACAAGAAGAGTACTCCTGCATCTGTTGATGTGGACCAATCCATTGATCCGAATGAACCGACATATTGCATCTGTCACCAG GTGTCTTATGGCGACATGATTGCCTGTGACAATGAGAAT TGTGAAGGAGGTGAATGGTTCCATTATTCATGTGTTGGCCTCACACCAGAGACAAGATTTAAAGGGAAATGGTTTTGCCCAACCTGCAGGAGCCAGCAATGA
- the LOC109719069 gene encoding PHD finger protein ING2-like isoform X2: protein MAIARTGVFVDDYLEYSSTLAGELQRLLSTMRELDERAQGTISQTKEQTKHCLGMLSYGSEKLNHENDETAFEKIKKEIETSQENALSLCTEKVLLAQQAYNLIESHIKRLDEDLAQFAEDLKQEGKIPPDEPAILPPLPVVTRDEKRKGGYITPQSKRLKEREWGVERGMDLDLMPPPGSNKKSTPASVDVDQSIDPNEPTYCICHQCEGGEWFHYSCVGLTPETRFKGKWFCPTCRSQQ, encoded by the exons ATGGCGATCGCTAGAACCGGTGTATTCGTAGATGATTATTTGGAGT ATTCGAGCACGTTGGCGGGGGAGCTTCAGAGGCTTCTCTCCACCATGAGAGAACTCGACGAACGAGCTCAAG GCACAATTAGTCAGACAAAAGAGCAGACGAAGCACTGCTTGGGAATGTTGTCTTATGGCTCAGAAAAATTAAACCATGAAAATGACGAAACTGCAttcgagaaaataaaaaaggagattGAAACTAGCCAAGAAAATGCACTAAGCCTTTGCACCGAGAAAGTGTTACTAGCACAGCAAGCTTATAATCTG ATAGAGAGCCATATTAAACGGCTTGATGAAGATTTAGCCCAATTTGCTGAAGATTTAAAGCAAG AAGGGAAAATCCCCCCAGATGAACCAGCAATCCTCCCTCCACTTCCTGTGGTAACCAGGGATGAAAAGAGAAAGGGAGGCTATATTACACCTCAGTCGAAGAGGTTAAAAGAAAGGGAATGGGGGGTGGAGCGGGGTATGGATCTTGACCTAATGCCTCCCCCAGGCAGCAACAAGAAGAGTACTCCTGCATCTGTTGATGTGGACCAATCCATTGATCCGAATGAACCGACATATTGCATCTGTCACCAG TGTGAAGGAGGTGAATGGTTCCATTATTCATGTGTTGGCCTCACACCAGAGACAAGATTTAAAGGGAAATGGTTTTGCCCAACCTGCAGGAGCCAGCAATGA